In the genome of Dermatophagoides farinae isolate YC_2012a chromosome 4, ASM2471394v1, whole genome shotgun sequence, the window aattcaCGCGTGTTATCCTCAAAATTCGGATCCTATTCATAAAACACGTGACCActtcgttgttttttcacGTGTTATCCAAATTGCAATTTGGCCAATTTTGCTATTTTTCTCaacaattataattttttaacgaaattttcatccattccCTATGGAATCTAATGATGCTGTTGTTTGTACCGAAGACAAATCCATTTCAAGTTCAGACATTCAGAATAATGAAACTGATTTGAATAAAagttcatcaaattcatcgactaatggtgatgatggccaatctgaatcaaattcaaagttatcaaaacgaaaacaaagaCGGTTAAAACGTGAACAAAAATGGGCGGAAACTCGTGCAGAACGTCGAcgtgaagagaaaaaaagacgcCGTGAACGTCGGCAGCAAGATAAACTTAATGGAACGCTCGTCAAAAAACCGCGATTACAAACAGTTTCAATGTCTAATTCTACTTGTAAAACAATCATTGTTATCGATTGTGATTATGAAAagtttatgaatgaaaatgaattaagaAAACTTTGTAAACAGCTAATGTATTGTTATGCGATTAATCGTCGAAGTTCGGTACCGGCTCAATTATGGATTACATCCGTACGTGGTAAACTATATGAACTAATGGAACGTTTTCATCATAGCTATCATAATTGGGATTGTAATGTAACCGATAAACATTGGACAGAAGTTTTATTtccaaacaataatgattataaatcaAATCCAAAAGTAATCTATCTAACAGGTGATGCAAAAGAAACTATACCAGATTGTCGCCAGATAAaagattcaaatgattatatatttatcatcGGTGGTTTAATCGATCATAATCGTCATAAATGTCTATGTTTAAAACGTGCACatgaagaatttcaaatgaattatggTCAATTACCGATTGATGGACATATACAAATGAATCAGCGACGAATTCTATCCATACCACATGTTTATGAAATTATGCTATTGGCATCGAACGGTatgatcgatcaattttcatGGACTGAAATATTTCAGAAAGTGATACCTATTCGAAAATTACAGTCGAAAgatataatcaataataataataatgatgatgagtaaaaaatgaatgtgaataatttattctattatttgtttatttatttcatattcaaaatatatttcaaatattatatatcccaattatatttgtattatcgattttttctaatatatgaataataatctattatcaaattttaattacGGAAGAAATTTCTCTTGATAATATAAAATGTcaacggcaaaaaaaatgtcaaactttcaatgacaaaaacGACAATTCCAACATTTAATAATGTTACCATCAAGTTTAACTGGAGAAAATTTTACCATTGGTTTTCGTAATGTAAGTGATGTAAGAAttcttgatgaaaaaaaaaataatttaatttaacgaaaacattattattattgaaaaaggATCTTCCATTCAATTGGATAACATGGAATTCGGCCAAAAAATCCTATCAAATTCAACGTGGAATCGAAAGTCGATTGATACAAGATTTAGCAgattattttaatttcacaTATCATTTGATTAATATAAGAGTTTTTAATCCTAAAAATGTATCACACGAATCGGTTGTATCCAGAGTTCAGAATAAAGTAtcgaaattcaatgaaaatctgtttcattttgattctgacaatttttttcttctcaatCAAATAGGAAATTGATATTGGTCTCGGTGGAATTGCAATGACAAATAAACGTAAGCAATATGTCGATTATCTTTATCCACATGTTCTGAGTCAATATACATACATGATGGCTAGAAATAAAGCTCATTttaattatgaaaatattatCCGGCCATTCGATACGGATGTGtggttatcattattaattgtaTTCATCGTACTGGGCATTCTTGATTTAATTACACGTATGATTCAAacatcaaataatttgaataaaccAACAAATCTTTTATGGATCAGTTTTAATCTACTTCTTCGTCAACCATATCGTCATCTTGGATCGATACCATTATCCAGTaaaatgtttatcattatgTGGGCATTGtgtatttcaattattatcagtttttattgttgtttccTTCTGTCCACATTAACCACACAAACATCAATGAAATTACAAAATATTTATGAAATGACAGCGGCAATAAGTGCCGGTAAAGTATTGCCAATTGGTGCAAATGTAAGCGTTGCACAGcatgcatttttttcatcatcatcatcgaatataaTGGAATTTCAAGCAATAAGagataattttcaatcaacaaaaacaagaaaaatggctatagaattattgatgaatcagataaaaaattcgaataaaaaacattcatttcttgaaaaaaataatgagaaaaaaattgctgtGCTTGCTTCAAgagattttcttcattttgatcaattaattaatggtCCAGAATTACTTTATATACCACCGCGTAAGCCtgattcatcatattttacATTCATGATTTCGATACCGGTACGAACATCGTTTCCATATAAAGAACATTTTAATCGAATGTAAGTAGTAGTATTTTGTTAATGCATGTAAGGATGTataatattttatttaaaattgtctaatctaatctaatGATCTAATAGAATTGGAATCCTACAAGATGCCGGtatattgaatcattatcgttCGGATATTGAAACAGATGAACATTGGAAACAAATGGGTATTAGTATTAGTAAAgcaagaataataaataatcaagATTCAGAAcggaaaaataataaatatgatgatattgtaatatttgattttaaacTTGAACAtttggaaaatattttccgTCTCTATTTTCTTTGTAATATTCTGGCCATCTTTGTTTgtataattgaaattgaatttttcatgcAAACATCTAGAATCTAGATTCtagatgaataaattttaaaaaatgtatgaaaatattttttttttattcccaGTAACAataatagagaaaaaaactatttatattatattgtgatgattattaccGGTTGTTCGGAAATTCTTTCGAAGTTATTTAAATTGACAATATAAAGTAATATTAAATTCACACTGAATTTCCATTAACAGCAATTTCTGCCTGTATCTGTGAATGCCCATTATTTATATCATCAGTAACattattacaatgatgatgatgatcaccattTCCATTGGCTATTGGAATATTGTCATTGCCAtttgttaatgttgttgttattgatgattcattatcaCGTAAACGTCTCATCATACGTAATGCTTTTCCTACACGAAATTGTACAAATAATTCCATTGGATCTTCTTTTTTGATCCATTGTCGTGCATCCAATAGCTTTTgttgacaatcatcaaacaattcTTGTCCCATCAATACGATGCCCAATTCTAGACAAGCGAATGAATACAAATGTCGATCatgtttaatgatttttttactgtgaaaaaaatttccgttttt includes:
- the LOC124489986 gene encoding uncharacterized protein LOC124489986; its protein translation is MLPSSLTGENFTIGFRNDLPFNWITWNSAKKSYQIQRGIESRLIQDLADYFNFTYHLINIRVFNPKNVSHESVVSRVQNKEIDIGLGGIAMTNKRKQYVDYLYPHVLSQYTYMMARNKAHFNYENIIRPFDTDVWLSLLIVFIVLGILDLITRMIQTSNNLNKPTNLLWISFNLLLRQPYRHLGSIPLSSKMFIIMWALCISIIISFYCCFLLSTLTTQTSMKLQNIYEMTAAISAGKVLPIGANVSVAQHAFFSSSSSNIMEFQAIRDNFQSTKTRKMAIELLMNQIKNSNKKHSFLEKNNEKKIAVLASRDFLHFDQLINGPELLYIPPRKPDSSYFTFMISIPVRTSFPYKEHFNRIIGILQDAGILNHYRSDIETDEHWKQMGISISKARIINNQDSERKNNKYDDIVIFDFKLEHLENIFRLYFLCNILAIFVCIIEIEFFMQTSRI
- the LOC124490030 gene encoding tRNA methyltransferase 10 homolog A codes for the protein MESNDAVVCTEDKSISSSDIQNNETDLNKSSSNSSTNGDDGQSESNSKLSKRKQRRLKREQKWAETRAERRREEKKRRRERRQQDKLNGTLVKKPRLQTVSMSNSTCKTIIVIDCDYEKFMNENELRKLCKQLMYCYAINRRSSVPAQLWITSVRGKLYELMERFHHSYHNWDCNVTDKHWTEVLFPNNNDYKSNPKVIYLTGDAKETIPDCRQIKDSNDYIFIIGGLIDHNRHKCLCLKRAHEEFQMNYGQLPIDGHIQMNQRRILSIPHVYEIMLLASNGMIDQFSWTEIFQKVIPIRKLQSKDIINNNNNDDE